A region of Odocoileus virginianus isolate 20LAN1187 ecotype Illinois chromosome 11, Ovbor_1.2, whole genome shotgun sequence DNA encodes the following proteins:
- the LRRN2 gene encoding leucine-rich repeat neuronal protein 2, protein MRLLVAPLLLAWVAGATATVPVVPWHVPCPPGCACQIRPWYTPRSSYREATTVDCNDLFLTAVPPALPAGTQTLLLQSNSIVRVDQSELGYLANLTELDLSQNSFSDPRDCDLRALPQLLSLHLEENRLTRLEDHSFAGLASLQELYLNHNQLYRIAPRAFAGLSNLLRLHLNSNLLRAVDNRWFEMLPSLEILMIGGNKVDAILDMNFRPLANLRSLVLAGMSLREISDYALEGLQSLESLSFYDNRLARVPRRALEQVPGLKFLDLNKNPLQRVGPGDFANMLHLKELGLNNMEELVSIDKFALVNLPELTKLDITNNPRLSFIHPRAFHHLPQMETLMLNNNALSALHQQTVESLPNLQEVGLHGNPIRCDCVIRWANATSTRVRFIEPQSTLCAEPPDLQRLPVREVAFREMTDHCLPLISPRSFPRRLQVASGASLVLHCRALAEPEPEIYWVTPAGVRLTAAWAGRKYRVYPEGTLELRRVTAQEAGLYTCVAQNLVGADTKTVSVVVGRAPPQHGRDKGWGLELRVQETHPYHILLSWVSPPNTVSTNLTWASASTLQGHGATALARLPRGTHSYNITRLLQATEYWACLQVAFADAHTQLACVWARTTEAASCHRGLGDRPGLIAILALAVLLLAAGLAAHLGTGQPRQGVGGRPLLPAWAFWGWSTPSARVVSAPLVLHWDPGRKWPRSSEGGTLSPPSSQSS, encoded by the coding sequence ATGAGGCTCCTCGTGGCCCCCCTTTTGCTAGCGTGGGTGGCTGGTGCCACTGCCACTGTGCCCGTGGTACCTTGGCACGTGCCCTGCCCCCCTGGGTGTGCCTGCCAGATCCGGCCCTGGTATACTCCTCGATCGTCCTACCGCGAGGCCACCACCGTGGACTGCAATGACCTATTCCTGACGGCTGTGCCCCCAGCGCTGCCCGCAGGCACGCAGACCCTGCTTCTGCAGAGCAACAGCATCGTCCGTGTGGACCAGAGTGAACTGGGCTACCTGGCCAATCTCACAGAGCTGGACCTGTCCCAGAACAGCTTCTCAGACCCCCGAGACTGTGATCTCCGTGCCCTGCcccagctgctgagcctgcaccTGGAGGAGAACCGGCTGACCCGGCTAGAGGACCACAGCTTCGCGGGGCTGGCCAGTCTGCAGGAACTCTATCTCAACCACAACCAGCTCTACCGCATTGCCCCCAGGGCCTTCGCGGGGCTCAGCAACCTCTTGCGGCTCCACCTCAACTCCAACCTGCTTCGGGCCGTTGACAACCGCTGGTTCGAGATGCTGCCCAGCCTGGAGATCCTCATGATTGGCGGCAACAAGGTGGACGCCATCTTGGACATGAACTTCCGGCCCCTGGCCAACCTGCGCAGCCTGGTGCTCGCAGGCATGAGCCTGCGGGAGATCTCTGACTACGCCCTGGAGGGGCTGCAGAGCCTCGAGAGCCTCTCCTTCTACGACAACCGGCTGGCCCGTGTGCCCCGGCGGGCGCTGGAGCAGGTGCCGGGGCTCAAGTTCCTAGACCTGAACAAGAACCCACTCCAGCGAGTGGGGCCCGGGGACTTTGCCAACATGTTGCACCTCAAGGAGCTGGGGCTGAACAACATGGAGGAGCTGGTCTCCATTGACAAATTTGCCCTGGTCAATCTCCCCGAGCTGACCAAGCTGGACATCACCAACAACCCTCGGCTCTCGTTCATCCACCCCCGAGCCTTCCATCACCTGCCCCAGATGGAGACCCTCATGCTCAATAACAATGCTCTCAGTGCCTTGCACCAGCAGACCGTGGAGTCCCTGCCCAACCTGCAGGAGGTGGGTCTCCATGGCAACCCCATCCGCTGCGACTGTGTCATCCGCTGGGCTAACGCCACCAGCACCCGCGTCCGCTTCATCGAGCCCCAGTCCACGCTGTGTGCCGAGCCCCCGGACCTTCAGCGCCTCCCAGTGCGGGAGGTGGCCTTCCGGGAGATGACGGACCACTGCCTGCCCCTCATCTCCCCCCGCAGTTTCCCCCGCCGCCTCCAGGTGGCCAGCGGAGCCAGCCTGGTGCTGCACTGCCGGGCACTGGCGGAGCCCGAGCCCGAGATCTACTGGGTGACGCCCGCTGGGGTCAGGCTGACGGCCGCCTGGGCGGGCCGCAAGTACCGCGTGTACCCCGAGGGGACGCTGGAGCTGCGGAGGGTGACAGCGCAAGAAGCAGGGCTGTACACCTGTGTGGCCCAGAACCTGGTCGGGGCCGACACGAAGACGGTTAGTGTGGTTGTCGGCCGGGCCCCCCCACAACACGGCAGAGAcaagggctgggggctggagctCCGGGTTCAGGAGACCCACCCCTACCACATCCTGCTGTCTTGGGTCTCCCCACCCAACACAGTCTCCACCAACCTCACCTGGGCCAGCGCCTCCACCCTCCAGGGCCATGGGGCCACCGCGCTGGCCCGCCTGCCACGGGGAACCCACAGCTACAACATCACACGCCTCCTTCAGGCCACGGAGTACTGGGCCTGCCTGCAGGTGGCCTTCGCGGATGCCCACACCCAGTTGGCCTGTGTGTGGGCCAGGACTACAGAGGCCGCTTCTTGCCACAGAGGCCTAGGGGACCGGCCCGGGCTCATAGCCATCCTGGCTCTCGCCGTCCTCCTGCTGGCCGCTGGGCTGGCAGCCCACCTTGGCACCGGGCAGCCCAGGCAGGGCGTGGGTGGGCGGCCTCTGCTCCCAGCCTGGGCTTTCTGGGGCTGGAGCACCCCTTCCGCCCGGGTGGTGTCGGCACCCCTTGTCCTGCACTGGGATCCAGGGAGGAAGTGGCCCAGGTCCTCCGAAGGGGGGACTCTGTCCCCGCCGTCGTCACAGAGTTCCTGA